The nucleotide window ACCACTAAAAAGCTACATTTAAAAAGTATTGTTTATGAATTGCTATGGTTTATAAAAGGAGATACTAATGTTAATTATCTACAAGAAAATGGCGTTAGAATCTGGAATGAATGGGCAGATGAAAATGGAGATTTAGGACCTGTTTATGGTCATCAATGGCGTAATTGGAATAGTGATGAGGTAGATCAATTAAAAGAAGTTATTGCAACTTTAAAGAGTAACCCAAATTCAAGAAGAATGTTGGTTTCTGCTTGGAATCCTTCTGTTTTACCAGATACATCTAAATCTTTCTCAGAAAACGTAGCTAATGGAAAAGCAGCATTACCTCCTTGTCATGCATTTTTTCAGTTCTATGTTTCTGATGGAAAATTATCTTGCCAATTATACCAAAGAAGTGCAGATATATTTTTAGGTGTGCCTTTTAATATAGCTTCTTATGCCTTATTTACAATGATGATGGCACAAGTTTGTGGTTATGAAGCAGGTGAATTCATTCACACTTTTGGAGATGCTCATATCTATAATAATCATGTAGAACAATTAGAACTGCAATTGTCTAGAGATATAAGACCTTTGCCAAAAATGAAGTTAAATTCTGCTATTACAAATATTGAAGATTTTACTTTCGATGATTTTGAATTACAAGATTATAATCCTCATCCTCATATAAAAGGTAAGGTAGCAGTATAATATAGTTGCAAAACAAAAAGAGCCTTCAATTAAATTTGAAGGCTCTTTTTGTTTTTCATAGTAGTATATTATAAACTTAAAACGCTATTTTCAGCATTAGCATAATCGTTCCAAGCAAAAGCATCTGCTTCTTGATCGTTTAAATACTTACCATCAACTACATATCTAAATTCATAAGAATTACCAGATTCTAAATCAACAGTGCCTTTAAAAGATCCGTTTTTTAATTTTTTTAATGGAGTTGCTTCTGTATTCCACTCGTTAAAGTTACCAACAACTGCAGCACTTTGTGCTTCTTCAGCAGGTAAAGTAAAGGTTACTTTACAAACTGGTTTCGTTTTCAAAAATTTCTTTTTAATAGACATAATTATCAGATTAAATTTCATTGTAAAAGTATATAAGTAGTTTTTAAGTACAAATTAAATTTACGTTAAGCCCACAGTTTTATCACTTTAATAAAATGTTGGCGAATTAAATTCATTTTTAAGAAAATTCGGGCCTATATATTAAGGGAGTGCTAAAATAAAATAGCTTTCTTAAGTGTTGATTATCAGTAAATTTACTCCGAAAACGTATTCGTGATATTTCTGTTTCCGCGAAAAAACTATAAAAACGTCAGCATAAACTGTCTTTTTAGATTATTTTTGTTTTAAACGATTTTAGTATATGATTACAATTATAGCAGCAATTGCAAAAAATAATGCACTTGGTAAAAACAACGATTTAATTTGGCATTTACCTGCAGATTTAAAACGGTTTAAAAAAGTTACAACCGGTCATCATATATTAATGGGTAGAAATACATTTGAATCTATAGGTAGACCTTTACCAAACAGAACTACAATTATTATTACTAAAAATGAAAATTACGTTCAAGAAGGTTGTTTAATAGCTAATAGTGTAGAGCAAGCTATAGAAATGGCTCATGAGGATAATCAAATTTTTATTATTGGAGGAGCTCAAGTATATGAATACGCAATGAAGCACGATTTTGCTGATGCTCTAGACATTACTTTAGTACATCATGAATTTGATGCAGATGTGTATTTTCCAGAAATTGATCCTTCAATTTGGGAAAGAGTAGAAAGAGAAGATTTTATTGCTGATGAGAAAAATAAATTTGATTATAGTTTTATCAGATATAAAAAAATAGCTAATTAATTCTAGCTCTAAAACCACCACCTAAACTCATTTTATATTTTCTTTGCGCAAATAAAAAATAGTTAAAAAGCTTGTAATTCACTTCATAGCCATAATCTATGGTTGGTTGATAATCTATAATGTTCTCATAAATATTTGGATTAAACTGAAACGAATTTTGTGCTCGTTGATTCCAAGTAAATACCCAAGCTCTATTTCTAGCCTCCATATATTTTTGCGAGTAAAAGCCTTCTGGCTGAGCAATTGAGTTTAAAAACGTTGTAAAACCTGGGTCTATTATAATTACCTCATATTCTAGGCTATCATTTGCAATTACAACAGGTTCCTCTTTCTCTATCTCAGGATTATTTAAAGGCGATGATCCACATGCATAAAATACTATGC belongs to Polaribacter dokdonensis and includes:
- a CDS encoding thymidylate synthase, with product MKQYHDLVKHVLENGNEKGDRTGTGTKSVFGYQMRFDLSEGFPMVTTKKLHLKSIVYELLWFIKGDTNVNYLQENGVRIWNEWADENGDLGPVYGHQWRNWNSDEVDQLKEVIATLKSNPNSRRMLVSAWNPSVLPDTSKSFSENVANGKAALPPCHAFFQFYVSDGKLSCQLYQRSADIFLGVPFNIASYALFTMMMAQVCGYEAGEFIHTFGDAHIYNNHVEQLELQLSRDIRPLPKMKLNSAITNIEDFTFDDFELQDYNPHPHIKGKVAV
- a CDS encoding isoamylase early set domain-containing protein — translated: MSIKKKFLKTKPVCKVTFTLPAEEAQSAAVVGNFNEWNTEATPLKKLKNGSFKGTVDLESGNSYEFRYVVDGKYLNDQEADAFAWNDYANAENSVLSL
- a CDS encoding dihydrofolate reductase; the encoded protein is MITIIAAIAKNNALGKNNDLIWHLPADLKRFKKVTTGHHILMGRNTFESIGRPLPNRTTIIITKNENYVQEGCLIANSVEQAIEMAHEDNQIFIIGGAQVYEYAMKHDFADALDITLVHHEFDADVYFPEIDPSIWERVEREDFIADEKNKFDYSFIRYKKIAN
- a CDS encoding DUF6146 family protein, with translation MKFIKRLFFLSIISIVFYACGSSPLNNPEIEKEEPVVIANDSLEYEVIIIDPGFTTFLNSIAQPEGFYSQKYMEARNRAWVFTWNQRAQNSFQFNPNIYENIIDYQPTIDYGYEVNYKLFNYFLFAQRKYKMSLGGGFRARIN